The DNA window GACTGCCCCTTACGAAACGTGAAAACATCTAAGACATACAGTAAGTTGTAACTCCTTCAAAATTATTGTTATAAGTGACTTATCTTACTAAACTTGAACTTGACCTTGGATCAAACAATTGGGCTGAATACCAAGGCAACTAATACAGAGGAAATAAGTCTTTAACCTATAAAGAATTCTGTGAGGTACGCTTATGTTCTCTCAAAAAGCAGTTTAAAATATCTACAATATCTAAATTTACTGCAATGTATTCTCTGCCGTCTGTGAAAATATACATCAGtaagaacattttgaaaatatgcatcATTAGCAACATTCGGAAAACAAACTGTACTATTAAGAACATTTAGAAAATGTGCATTCAgaccattttgaaaatatacgtCATGGTTCCTTATTCCGTTTGCTATGCGGCGTCGTGGGTTGTGCTAATCGACGCCGTTTCCTGCTAATCAGCTACTCAGTATCCCTGTTGAGGAAACCGAGTGCTGTTTCAGGTAACTGAGTGTGGTAGTTGCGTGTGGTCGTTAACACTTCCCCACCCTCACAATACATCagtaagaacattttaaaaatatgcatcaATAGCAACGTTTGGGAAAAAATTGTAGGTAGGCTTGTGCTTTACCTCTTAAAAGAGTCCTTTGAGGTAGGCTCATGTTTTTCCTCTTAAAAGAGTCCTGTGAGGTAGGTGCATGCTTAACTTCAGGAAGAGTCTGGGTGGGTGTGGACAGTCCTGATTCAAAGAGGAATCTTCTGGGTCAGGTAGAGATAAACATCACCTTGCTGGCCGTTTTTCCTCTCCCTAGATTTATTCGTGTTGCCACTGTAAAACAGCAACAAACataataattaatcaaaataaCTCTAGAATCAGGAATGTACAATACAAAAGGctcaaaataaaccaataagGGTTATATTAAAAGTTCATCCACGTACACATCTTGAccctgcacattttaaaaagcttaacTGGTTGACCGTGGAAAAAATAACCATTTATATTAAGATGCTGCTCACTTAcaaaattgttaaaaatatgGTACCAAAGTACTTATTTCTCACTACTAAGAGACACTCAAGCTTCTTTACAAGAGGTAGCTCAACAGACTTCATACCTTTTCGATTCAATAGTCtaatgggcaaaaacacatttctctaCAGTGCAGCAATACAGTGGAATAATCTGAAATTGAGTGTTTCACAGAGCATGTTTAAAGTGGCCTTAAATAAATGGTTACAAAGTACAATGTAGCATATTCAATTTTAAGCatattaaatttttaattttaaccaagaattttatgattttaattttatgacCAAGAAAGCATGAGCATGTTGTTATAGCTACCCCGCCGCCTGCTATTTATATGGTGATTGTATTGCCTTTGCTTGCTGTCTTGTTGTTGTCTTGCTTTTATCTTGTGGTGTGTTAAGTGTtagaggaccacaatggaaataagccttcgggctttattgtgttttcatcCTCGGtgatttttaatgtatgtaatgactgcagtgcagtgttatatgtgttttttaatcatcaaataaattcattcattcattcaatgcCTAATCAATGCTTATGAAGCTGATAATATCAAAGTCTCTTGTGGCTTAATGTGGCAACGTCAGTCTGTCAAAACAACAcatggagtgagagagatgagagagagctCACTGACCTATATGAAGTCCCATTACAGTCAATGAGGTTCTTCAGTAGTGTGGAGACGTGTGTATTGACTGGCAGACTTCTTCTGGACAATCACACCTGTTTTCTTGGAGACTACCTTGCCCCGGATGGCCTTTGTTCCTCTCTCTGGACTGATACCAATGAAGCGCCTGAAATCAGAATAGTCTAAGATCAGAGACTGAATGGAAAACTATGAGGAGCACTTTGTAGTCTTAAAGGGGTAGTTTGAGTTTTATAAAGGTGATATGAGTTACTATCCGGTACTGATATCATAAGGTATTTTGTGTAATTCTGCTGCTTGATTTTCCTATCAGACCTTTCTATATCTTGGAactattttatttgctgaatattGCCTAGCGTAAttcaacaaagaaaatatttttaagataTACAGAGATCGGACAGGAGCATCAAGCAGCAGAATGACTAAATATATGTTGTATTCTAGTGTGAATGGTTcacgtttttgtgtgtgttgtggcttgaaatgtttttgttacctGACCCCATGTTCTGCTACTCTTtcagctccacctgcacccTCCTGTCTGTAAATCTCCGCCAGTCTTTGGCGGTTCTGCTCCACAGTCTCATTAGCTTCTTCTGGAGGGAGCTCTGGCTGAAATCTTGTACATCCATAAGTGTCGGTTGGCCTCCTCTTGTATGTAGAACTGGATCTAGAGGCTCGGGGGCGTGCACAGCTTCTGTCACGGTTCACATTCTCAATGCGGTTTTTCACTTGAATCAAAAGCGATGTATAACCTCCACCCAAAAGTGACCCGTCTGCTGTCATATCAGCCAAACTCTTTGGGTACTGCCTGATGATATTTCGAATCACAGTGAGGCACTGTGAGCAAGTGGGTTTAGCCTCATACCTCCTTATTTCATCTACGAGTACTCGTACCATCTGGCGTCGCTCCACTGGTTTACGTCTCGTGCCGTCTACAATTGCAGAACATATTTCCTGTGGCATTTGTTCCCAAGGGACCTGGAATGTTTCTGGCcatgttttcagtatttcagttgTGGAAGGTCTGTTGCCTGGATCGCTGTTTCCTGCCTGGCTTGACAATAATGCAATGGCCGACAGCTGTGATGGGCTAGAATGAGGGGAAGTGCctgatgatggtgatggagaCTCAGAGACTGACAAAGCACTACTCAGTGGTGAAGAGGTTAGAATAACTTGCAGACCCAATGTAACTGTCTCCATctctaaaacaaaatgaacaaagaaaGATTTAGGGTACATCACTAATAAGCTATATCAGTGTCACCGCAGACATTTGGCCAAATGTGGATTTAGAACTTTAAAAttagctaaaaaataaaaaataacttagTCTTTGTTTAAAATCCACTTAATTATCTTATATTAGGCATGTCTGAAAAGCTTAACCTGTTTTGCACCTGCATTTGCACTAACATTCTTACAAAAATGTGTATTGGTATTGGCTGATACAGGTGGGAACATTTTGGATATCGGTATCGACTGTTAAAAGGGTGTCCAGCCCCCATGAATCACAGTCTTTGTATGGTGATTAATAGTGGTATAGCCTCAAGTCTATCCCCAGCAGTTATCTCAGACAGATACTGTCTGACATACCATGATAGCATGGCATGGTATAAAAAATGGAAGTGAACGGCATGATTGTCGTTAGCTCTGAGGCACTTTCAGATGACATCAATCTGCTTTGCTACTGTGATTGGTCAAAAAGTTTTCAGTTTGGCATAGAAATTACATCAGTGAATCAGTTGGGGACAAGCTTGTGTCCAGACCCCTATAAATTGCCAGTCttaaagacagagagtgagagaaagcaaTGAAGCATTTTGAGTAACTGTTAACTGTAAAAGTCTTGTCCAATACCAAATACTGATCTGATCCATAATAAGCAACAACAATACGATAAAATATGAGGTGAAATCCATTTTATGAtaaatgtttatgaaaaatgcaaaataaactcTGTTTCTGTTATGTTACACGTGGCTCCTGGTATCAGAATGTTTCTGGGTAAATTATACACCAGCTCTCTATACCTGTACCCTATTTTAGTATGGTATCAGCCTGATACCAGATACTAGTATAAGTATTGGGGCATCCCTACTTAAATGCCAAACTGAATTAACCATACATTACCTAATTTAAATGCATCCAGGAGTATTCAGAGCTGCATGACAGGTAACAGATCAGCAATGTCTTCCTgctgtacatattttaaatcttCTTTTGACTCCAAGCCAGAGCTCTGAAGTTTAGAAATTATTTGCCACTGGGTCGTTTCAGAGAGATTTGGCAAGGTCTTGCAGATGATCTCCTTGATTTCTTCACTCAAGTTAGCCATTATTCTGGAATAAAGGGAAAGAATGGTGAAGAATTATCATTGGTGTGCCATGGACAGTGTACTCAGGGAAGGGGTAGTAATCTAGCAGATTCTCCTGATTAACACAACAGTAGCTTCTCTGCATCAGCGTAAGGCTATAGACACCCATGTCAGGAAGACGCATGGCATGATATTTTTCAGCAATAAAATATGCTGCTGAATCCTTATGAATGAGAACCACTTTGATTTTTCCAATGACAAGcccctcatcatcatcatcgatCACGATCGATCATGAACatgttctttttgtattttgtaccCTTCACAGTCACAGTGACACATGGGCTATCAGAGTGTTTACAGCCTCAAAATTATGATGTGCAACTGCAGAAGAAGTTGCCAACACTCAGAAAGACCTGTAAAGGCCTCTCTGCAAGAGTAGAACATGGATTcttaaagtttaaaatatgtgtgtttgctctCAAATCTTAATGTCCATAGACGAATAAGTGGCCCAAACTGGATAATGAGCTCTGGATAATGACTGACATAATGATGTTTGGGCTTCAGTGGGTGGTCAGGACAGGCTTGCTTTCGGCAATGTAAATATTAATCGATCAGAACTCTTAGATAGGCTATCTGGCCAGTCAAAATGGCTGGTGCACAAATGAGCTCCACAACTTCTCTAAGTTGTAAAACCAACTACCATATTCTGTTGTCACCTGGATTTTCTATTTTGTCTCCAATCAAGACGGGCAACATTCTGAGCAAACACCAATTTTGCACAGCATGTCCCCCAAGTTTTACACCCTCTGGATTAACCTCACAAGGTTTGAGGTTAGCATCCATACCGAGATACTTGAACTGATTTATTCATCGATTCAACTCAAGATAGCTGAACTGTTTATCCACCTTAACAAGATGGTTAATGTACAGTGCCAGATCAGAGGATACAATACCTTCAAAAAGATCATGGCCAAGACATGGAGGTAACCCTGGCTGACAGACATGGAAGTATGTGAGCGTATTAAACACAAATtttgtcagagtcagagtcaatTTAACATCTCCACTAGATGAAGACTGTCCTTCACTGCTCTGAACATGATCACTGTATGACTGCATTGTGCGGTTAGTGCCCTGGATAAAAGGATCTGCATTGAATGCTTCTCTGTTGATCTCACAAATTATCTGCAGAAGTGTGAACTTCTGCTGAAATTCTCAACAAAGCCTTCTATGTTATGTGAGCCTCGGTTGTCCCCTGCAATGGCACACAAAGTTCCCTTGTAGACCTTTCCATCAGACAGGGTAATGCCATTGAGCTCAAGATCTTTAAAGTCATTGACCAGGGAGCCCATACCCAAGTCttgactgaaatatttaaagtcCTGTTCTCTACAGAGAAGAACAAGTTGCATGTGATCAGTCCCCGATCTATTGTGTGGCATTAAATCTTCAAGAGTGAGACACACTGCAAGTGTCTCTGTCTGGAAGAATACATTCTCTGCAATATTTCTGCCATCCCACACATCCCGAAGAATATCCTTAGAACCGATACTGGAGTGTACTTGCTCATATTGTTCCCGCACTGACTCACAATGAAAGAGAGATTCAATCGTTTGTTTAATAGGAACATACTGAGCAAAACACTCTTTGTCTGCCTCATTCTGACCTAGACAGATCTGAACTGGCTCAGCATAATTGAAGCTGTTCttgaaaacagtttttcttttctggtcAGTTTTAAATGACTGAGCGTTGCAGGCCCTAAAGAGATCCTTAGTTTTCAAGGCATTGATCACATTGCTTGTGTCAGCTTCCGAAACCCCAAGTGTAACCAACTTCTCTTTCAGTTTGAAAAGCAAAGGTGACTGGCTTATATCATTTATTTCCTGAAAATCTTCAATATTTGTCTGAATGACAGAGAACGGAAGCAACAACTTTGCTtgcaatttcaaacaaaacaggGCTACATTTTTCAAGAACTGGGATTCATCAGCATTTTCTGCGTAAACCTGATTGCTCATCACCTGCATCACTGGGAGGATAAATCTGCATATCAGACTGCTCTTGTTCACTCTCATGGGAAATGCCAGGATTCACAACTGAATCAGCCAGATTTTCCAGAGTTTCCTACTCATGTGTGATGTGAATGTGGATAAAACTGTAAAGCTCTTGTCACAGTGTCCATAAGGACAAGCAACTGTTTTCCCCTCTCTgatgtgtattttcaaatgagATTAAAAGGCCTCCAAGTTCTCACACCTTGCACTGCAGAAGTCAACATGACATGTTAGTTCAACTACACCACACAACCTAGGCCTAACCACACATTTGTCTTTATGTCTGTAAGTGTGACACTTAAAAGTTGAAAAGTTTTGAAAAGTCCGACAGAAATCTGGCAAAACACacttaaaagtaaaattaggtgtatttttattttagccaaaTGCATAATCAAACATATTATGCATTGATGTTAATTACGctaaaatatgtaaacaagAAGCCCAGTATAATTACTGGCTGCTTTTCTGTACCACCTGTATCAATCTTTGCGCTGAAATTTCTAGTCTTAAACCAAGTCGCAATGTTAACCTTGGTTGGCTATGAAATCAACAGTGAAAGAAATCAATGTTTTAATTGTATGTAAATACTGtggcgatcttgcctgtgtgtaactaaataattgttagcttgttagcggttAACTTGTCCCGCCCCGCAATCGTGTAAATACtcgttattttgaatgtgtgtagcctgctaggaatcgcttccgtagcgctagcagccctcgggtttatgatttgcaccgtcatgtttctgtcattagtcaattagccaatactattgttgtattccctgcctgtctctgttttgcgtgtctcgtgctgctgtttcccgctgtatgtaaattatccgacctttgtgtgatgtgacgttaaggctgtgtgattggttagtcccgttgcgccggggcagccaatcacggcgaACGGGGTTTGACAAATGCAGGCTTCGCCCAGCTATGATGGTCAGTCTACGAATTACCGTTTTGAAGAGATAtcac is part of the Anguilla anguilla isolate fAngAng1 chromosome 10, fAngAng1.pri, whole genome shotgun sequence genome and encodes:
- the LOC118237347 gene encoding uncharacterized protein LOC118237347, with translation MYPKSFFVHFVLEMETVTLGLQVILTSSPLSSALSVSESPSPSSGTSPHSSPSQLSAIALLSSQAGNSDPGNRPSTTEILKTWPETFQVPWEQMPQEICSAIVDGTRRKPVERRQMVRVLVDEIRRYEAKPTCSQCLTVIRNIIRQYPKSLADMTADGSLLGGGYTSLLIQVKNRIENVNRDRSCARPRASRSSSTYKRRPTDTYGCTRFQPELPPEEANETVEQNRQRLAEIYRQEGAGGAERVAEHGVRRFIGISPERGTKAIRGKVVSKKTGVIVQKKSASQYTRLHTTEEPH